In Sorex araneus isolate mSorAra2 chromosome 11, mSorAra2.pri, whole genome shotgun sequence, the sequence GTGGGCCCTGAGCCTGAGCCGGCCAGTGCGCTCACAGAGCAGTCGCCTGGACccgagagtggggggggggcgggggggggcggggggcggaggggtgcTGGAGGAGGTGCGGTGCGGGAGTGCTAGCTGCGGGTGTAGTAGTCGTAGTCGTCCTCCTCGCACTCCTCAAAGGGGCCTGGCGGGCTGTGAGGCGCGCCGTCGGACCCCTGCACATTGCGCTCACGGAGGCGCACGGCATCATACAGACCCTGCGGCGGTTCGTCAAGCAGCACGTCGCGCTCGGAGCGGGAGCGCGTCAGGAGGCCCACATTGCGCAGCAGCAGCAAGACAGGCGCGTAGAGCAGGTTGGCTAGACCCATGCCGAGGCTGAGCTGCGCAAAGCCCAGCGAGTGCACGATGTGGCCCGCCACGATGGGCCCTAGCGCGTAGGCCACCGAATAGGAGATGTCGGCAATAGCATAGACGCTACCGTAGACAGATACATGACGCACGTCCACGAGGAAGGCGAGGGTGGGCAGCAGCGCGGTATCCACCAGCGCAATGCCGAAACAGAGGCCGCAGAGCGAGACCACCAGCGGCGCGAAGGAGCGGCACGCAGGCACCATGCACGAGCTGGCGCCGATCACCGCCAGCCCCAGGGCTCCATACAGCCACTGCAGGTGTGGGTAACGCGCCGCCAGACGCACGGTGAGGTAGACGCCTAGCACGTGCGGCACGAAGGCCGGGAGCCAGACCATGCCCATCTGCCACTCGGACGCCGCCATCGTGTGCTTCATCCAGGTGGCGATGGTGGGCTCGAGGAAAGCCAGGGGGATGTTGCAGGTGGTGAGCGCGCCAGCCACCACTGCAATGTAAGGGTCCAGCATGAGGCGGTGAATGGGCGTGCCCACCGGCAGGTTGGCCCGCGCCCGCGCTGCGGCCGAGAAGGGTTtggccaccagcagcagcagcagcgcgtCGAACAGCGACACGGCGGCGAGCACCAGGAAGGGCACGCACTTGCCCGCGAACTCGTAGAGGATGCCCCCGAAGGGCGGCGCCACGAGGCTGCCGAAGCTGATGAAGGCTAGCGCCACACCCAGCGCGCGGCTGCGCTCCGGCTCCTCGGGATACTTGTCGGCGATCATGGCGATGCCAGACGTGTCCGCGAAGGCCGAGCCCAGGCCCTGCAGGCTGCGCGCCGCGAAGAGCGTGGCGTAGTCCTCGGCGAAGGCGAACATCACGGTGGAGGCGAACATGACGCCCAGGCCGATGAGCAGCGGCACGTCGTAGCTCATGCGGTCGATGAAGGGCCCGCTCAGGGGGTTCACCAGCAGTTGCAAGATGGCTTTGGAGGCGAACAGCACCCCGATCTTCACGTCCTCGCTCTCCGTGGGGTAGCGGGGCCGCAGCGCTGAGCCGGACGGCCACGCGGCGCGCGGGGACTCTGAGACGTTGAGAGCGTCGGCACTGACATTGGCCACGGTCGGCGGCGGCAGGGTGGGCACCCACGCTTCGGTGGTCAGGATGGGGTTCTCGCTGCCCCCGCGCATGTGAGCGATGTACTCGGGGACGATGGGCACGATGACCATGTACAGCATGTTGTCCAAGAAGAGCGCCACGCACACGATAACCAGCACCAGGCGTCGCTGCCGCCGGGGCTCCTGCAGCGCCGCGCCCACCGCCTCCGACAGCTTCGTGGCTGCCTCTCGGGCTTGGCCCGCGGACGCCGCCGCCGGCTCCATGGCCCCCACCCGACCGCTCTCCCGAGGTCGCCTCCGCCGGGGCCGGACGCGGGTGCCCAGCTGTGCCGAGACCCGGGCGCGGAACTTCGGGGGCGCGTCCGCGCCGCGCAGCGCCCCCTGTGCCTCAGGTGGCGGCCGGGCTCATGGCCCCGCGCCCCGCGAACTGCAAGGACCCCGTCCGGCTAGGCGCCTCGGAGATTTCGCTGCCGAGCCCCAGACCCGCGGGCGCGGGGCTCAGGGgcggcccggggccggggcccgaGCCGGAGCCGTGCCCGCCGAGCGCAgaggccgcccgcgcccgccgagGGGCATACTGCCGCCGCCCGCCCGTGCGCTCGCCCCGCGCCGCGCTCCCTCCCCGCGCGCCGGCTCttgcctccgccgccgccgcctcctcttttttccctttccactcGGGGCTGTGACGCGGCGAGTCTCGGCCCCCGAGTGGTGCCCGGGCCACTAGCGTCGCTCATGCTAATGCGACGTcggccgggcgggggccgggggcggggcgcggccagGCGGGGGTCCAGTCCCCAGATGGCACCAGGGCTGGAAGCCCCGGGAAGGGGTCTTGGAGCCAAGAGTCCTGCCCAAGCCCTGGGGGATGAGTGGCCCGCGCGCGGAGCGGGGTCTCTTGAACCCCCCAATTTTAGGACCCGCGAGGTTCGCACCCGCTTTTCTCCCCCTCGGAGagggggtgctcagaggctgcttccCCTGGCGGGAAAGGggagtgcggggggcggggggagtctcCAGATCTCCGTCTCACCCCGGATCTCGGCGCGCAGCGGGCAAGGAGCCCCCGAGGTGAGCCCTGGCTGCGTCCATCTGTTCTCGCAGCTGGAAGGTGGGGTGGTGAATGGAGGGGCGCTGGGGACGGATCCCCCCAACCCTttctctggccccgcccctggctcCTTCCAcccaggggaagggaggggaggctgCTGGGCAGGGTTCCCACAGACCGGCCCTTTGCTATACTTTACCGCAAAGATTTCCCAACTGTTAGTCTAGGACTGACGAGACAAGTTGCCTTGTCCCCACTCAGGGTCCCAAATTTCAGCCCTgcccctcctaccctccctcatGACCTAGCCAACCCTTTCTAGCCGGTTCTCCCCCTTCCCGCTTTCACTGTCCCAGCCGCGCGTCTCCACCTCTATTCTCTTCCCTCCTCCGCCTCACCCACTCCCCACTTTAGCCCCTCCCACACCCTCAGCTCCTCAGAGCCCAGACCAAACCCACCCATACTCCTTTTCCAGAGTTGTCCCCAAACGCCGAGAGGGCTCTGGAGCTAAAGCTGCCCATCTCTTGGAGCGGCAAAGTCCTTGCATCCATGCTGCGCCCACTCACAGAGCAAGACCCTGCAGCTTGGCTCCCATCAAGGACTCACCTTCTCCAAGGGCGGCACCTGGCAGGCACCTCGGTCTCAGTGGACAAACAAGTGGACCCTGGATGTGCGCTTGAACTAATGCCTCCTCTCAATAACGTTGACCCTAGATGGCACTTTGAGTCCTTCCCAGGTGCTGGCCGGAGAAAGACTGAGAGGCAGCTGATGTTGGGAGACTTGTATTGTTGAGATTATAATTGGTCCTGTGTTCCAGAGTCAGCGAGGACTCTGCCTGTCTTTCTGCCCTCCAAAGCCAATTAGTATCAGGTACAGCTTCTTCCCCCTTTGTGTTCCCTACCCTGGACAAGACAGGTTGATACCCTGCGAAGAGCATGGGCATTAGAGATGACCCCATGGGCTGAGATGACCCCAATTCTGCCAGCTAGTTAGGGTTTTCAGGGGCAAGTTCACCTCTTtgtcccttcctttcttcacCTGTGACACAGTTATAATAATACTTGCTACTTGGGGAGGGAGGTGACCAATAGTAAGGGCAATGTGTGTttgctattgttatttttatcagCTATGAAAGATGCCATTTTGTCTCCATTTTAGTCATGGGTCTGTGCAGAGCAGGTAAAAGTTACCTGGCTTCCTAACTGGTTGCTCTGATTAAGTGGCCatgtgactcctggttctgtcctggCTGGTGGGGATCCCGAAGGGAAAGTTGGCATCAGTCCCTGAGATGGCTGTGGGGTGAGGTGATGAGGCCCGGGCAATGGAGAGGCAGGCACCCAGGCCTATTGCCCAACTTCCCCACCCACCTAGACACTgcagggaagaagaagaaactcCTTCATGTAAAAAGCTGCTGGTCCCACTCTGGACAAAATCaccctttgaaaaagaaaagaatttaggtTGGAGACAGTCCTGCCTGTGGATAATGTTAGCCCTCGCTAAGCCCTCCAGTCTGGACATCTATTGAGAAAGGCTTTAGAGGAGAGCCCATTTATTATGGCCTTGGGCAGAAGTGGCTATTATAGAAGGACTCTGTTGGGACTAGAAGattattctaaattttacttGGAGGTCTTTAGTCAGTACACGTACTCTCCAGCTCATTGTGTTTCCCTTCAGCTGTCTGATATACTCATGTCACCTGTCTGGCACTCCAGTCATTGACTTTGAGACCTCTGTCTGGCCTCTTTTGAACCTCCCGTTCTATGGCCTTACAGGGCAGCAGTCTTGCAGCACACAGAGAAATTGTTATTTATGCATCGAGTGTTTTTCCTATCTGATTTAAGAGACGGGAAGGATTCAAGAAGTTTTCTGTCTAGAAAACAAACACCGACTGACTGAAGACAAACACCGAAAACTTTTGAGGTGCAAATTCCTTCTCTAGCCACTGGCCACATAATTCACAACTATTAAAATGCTCTTTGGGCCCCTATataactctccagccccccggCTCCATTCTGACAGGATGGAGACTCGTATAAAGCAGGTTTCTGTTTCAAGGGTATTCTGTGTGATGttttatttaatcttcacagTCTGAGTGCAGTAAGGTATGCTCTTTCCCCTGATTTGCTAATGAGGAAGCTGGAAAATAAAGAATCTGAGGACCCAGAATCCCCAATCTATGATCTTGCCTAGGACCCCAGCAGAAGGGCTTAGACCCCTAAACTGTGGGACTGCCTTGGGGCTCCCACACTCCCTTCCTATTTCCTGTGCTTCGTAATTGCTTCTGCTCTCCCACTGCAAGGCAGCCACTCCCTGGAAATATAGAAGAGAGAAAGATCAAGATGCACTGCAGGGGGTCTTGGGCAGATATACTGAAGAGGTACCAAGATCACTGTATTCCCGTCTCTCCAACTTCTAGTCCAAAAGCCCCTCTTTTCTCTTCACCCATCAGCAGGTACCAGGATAGGGTTCAGAGTTGCACTGAGTTAAGGATCTTGGCTTCAGCAAAA encodes:
- the SLC18A3 gene encoding vesicular acetylcholine transporter; translation: MEPAAASAGQAREAATKLSEAVGAALQEPRRQRRLVLVIVCVALFLDNMLYMVIVPIVPEYIAHMRGGSENPILTTEAWVPTLPPPTVANVSADALNVSESPRAAWPSGSALRPRYPTESEDVKIGVLFASKAILQLLVNPLSGPFIDRMSYDVPLLIGLGVMFASTVMFAFAEDYATLFAARSLQGLGSAFADTSGIAMIADKYPEEPERSRALGVALAFISFGSLVAPPFGGILYEFAGKCVPFLVLAAVSLFDALLLLLVAKPFSAAARARANLPVGTPIHRLMLDPYIAVVAGALTTCNIPLAFLEPTIATWMKHTMAASEWQMGMVWLPAFVPHVLGVYLTVRLAARYPHLQWLYGALGLAVIGASSCMVPACRSFAPLVVSLCGLCFGIALVDTALLPTLAFLVDVRHVSVYGSVYAIADISYSVAYALGPIVAGHIVHSLGFAQLSLGMGLANLLYAPVLLLLRNVGLLTRSRSERDVLLDEPPQGLYDAVRLRERNVQGSDGAPHSPPGPFEECEEDDYDYYTRS